Proteins from one Niallia circulans genomic window:
- a CDS encoding glycerol-3-phosphate dehydrogenase/oxidase has product MKTNRNFLKKQLQENKFDVLVIGGGITGAGIALDAATRGMNTALVEMQDFSAGTSSRSTKLVHGGLRYLKQFEVKMVAEVGKERAVVYENGPHVTTPEWMLLPFHTGGTFGKFTTSIGLRVYDFLAGVKKKERRKMFTKDQTLAKEPLVKKEGLKGGGYYVEYRTDDSRLTIEVMKEAIEKGATPLNYTKVEKLLYDNEGKVNGVYVTDVLTGETYSVFADIVVNAAGPWVDTIREKDGSKKGKTLQMTKGVHIVIDQSVFPLKQAIYFDTPDGRMVFAIPRNNKAYVGTTDTFYKEDPVNPAMTVEDRTYILNAIKYMFPAVNLTENDVESSWAGVRPLILEDGKDPSEISRKDEIWVSDSGLVTIAGGKLTGYRKMAETVLEIVGKKLTEKGSSFSGCQTKHLPISGGKVGGSANFESYIERIIPEGINAGLTREDAAAIAKMYGSNAPDIFNLVAEKKAAAQQSNLPVLLWAKIHYAMQRELAMTPVDVLLRRTGMLLFDITEALKHKEAVLAYMANYYEWDQAEQQYHKQQLEKEIQHATIPADLQSAELLNNIM; this is encoded by the coding sequence ATGAAAACGAATCGTAATTTCTTAAAAAAACAACTTCAGGAAAACAAATTTGATGTGCTAGTCATTGGTGGAGGAATAACTGGTGCTGGGATTGCGCTTGATGCAGCAACAAGAGGGATGAATACCGCATTAGTGGAAATGCAGGATTTCTCTGCAGGCACATCAAGCAGATCAACAAAGCTTGTCCACGGGGGACTTCGCTATTTAAAACAGTTCGAAGTGAAAATGGTAGCAGAGGTTGGTAAGGAAAGAGCGGTCGTTTACGAAAATGGTCCACATGTTACAACACCAGAATGGATGCTTCTGCCTTTCCATACAGGCGGCACGTTTGGAAAGTTTACAACGAGTATCGGCTTACGTGTCTATGATTTTCTTGCAGGTGTTAAGAAAAAGGAAAGAAGAAAAATGTTCACTAAAGATCAGACACTTGCAAAAGAGCCTCTTGTGAAAAAGGAAGGCCTTAAAGGCGGCGGTTATTATGTGGAATACCGTACAGATGACAGCAGATTAACAATTGAAGTAATGAAGGAAGCAATCGAAAAAGGAGCGACTCCTTTAAACTATACGAAAGTGGAAAAACTGCTTTATGATAACGAAGGCAAAGTGAATGGAGTATATGTAACAGATGTATTAACTGGAGAAACTTATTCAGTTTTTGCTGATATTGTTGTTAATGCAGCAGGTCCATGGGTGGACACTATTAGAGAAAAGGATGGCAGCAAAAAAGGGAAAACTTTGCAGATGACAAAAGGTGTGCATATCGTCATTGACCAATCTGTATTTCCGTTAAAACAAGCCATTTACTTTGATACACCAGACGGAAGAATGGTATTTGCGATTCCAAGGAACAATAAGGCCTATGTTGGAACAACAGATACCTTCTATAAGGAAGATCCAGTGAACCCTGCGATGACAGTGGAGGACCGCACATATATTCTTAATGCGATTAAATATATGTTCCCGGCAGTCAATCTAACAGAAAATGATGTAGAATCAAGCTGGGCTGGAGTTAGGCCATTAATTTTGGAGGATGGAAAGGACCCATCAGAAATCTCAAGGAAGGATGAGATTTGGGTATCAGATTCTGGACTTGTGACAATCGCTGGAGGTAAGTTGACTGGCTATCGTAAAATGGCAGAAACAGTCCTTGAAATTGTTGGTAAAAAATTAACAGAAAAAGGCAGTAGCTTTAGTGGCTGTCAAACAAAGCATTTGCCGATATCAGGAGGAAAAGTTGGTGGTTCAGCCAACTTTGAAAGCTATATAGAACGAATTATTCCAGAAGGCATAAATGCTGGCTTAACAAGAGAAGACGCTGCCGCGATTGCGAAAATGTACGGAAGCAACGCACCAGACATTTTCAACCTAGTTGCGGAAAAGAAAGCAGCAGCACAACAGTCTAACTTACCTGTCCTACTTTGGGCGAAGATCCACTATGCGATGCAGCGCGAACTCGCAATGACACCGGTCGACGTACTGCTTCGGAGAACGGGAATGCTCCTGTTTGACATAACAGAAGCATTAAAACATAAAGAAGCTGTTCTTGCATATATGGCAAACTATTACGAATGGGACCAAGCAGAACAACAATACCATAAGCAACAACTCGAAAAAGAAATCCAACACGCAACAATTCCAGCAGATTTACAATCAGCAGAACTATTAAATAATATAATGTAA
- a CDS encoding bifunctional 5,10-methylenetetrahydrofolate dehydrogenase/5,10-methenyltetrahydrofolate cyclohydrolase, whose translation MSEKVILDGNVVANTVKEELKSRIEALKTKGITPCLATILVGEDPSSATYVRMKGNACAKLGIDSRKIHLDKETTTEQLLETIQSLNEDSNVHGILLQHPVPDHIDERKAFETIAIDKDVDGVTSLGYGQTALGFGRYPSCTPAAILKIMEHYGIDASGKHAVVVGRSPILGKPVSALLLNEDATVTTCHSRTKNLAEHVKQADIVVAAVGKPNFIQGDWIKPGAVILDAGYNKGNVGDVDYEACLANASAITPVPGGVGPVTISMLLKHTVDSAEAN comes from the coding sequence ATGTCTGAGAAAGTTATTTTAGATGGAAATGTAGTAGCAAACACAGTAAAGGAAGAATTGAAAAGCAGAATCGAAGCATTAAAGACAAAAGGCATTACACCTTGTCTTGCAACAATTCTTGTTGGAGAAGATCCATCTTCCGCTACTTATGTACGCATGAAAGGTAATGCGTGTGCTAAGCTTGGTATTGACAGCAGAAAAATCCATTTAGACAAAGAGACAACAACAGAACAGTTGCTTGAAACAATTCAATCGTTAAATGAAGACAGTAACGTACATGGAATTTTGCTTCAGCATCCTGTACCTGACCATATTGATGAAAGAAAGGCATTTGAAACAATTGCGATAGATAAGGACGTTGATGGTGTAACGAGCCTAGGATACGGACAAACAGCTTTAGGCTTCGGAAGATACCCATCCTGTACACCTGCTGCAATACTGAAAATAATGGAGCATTATGGTATTGACGCTAGCGGAAAGCATGCAGTCGTTGTTGGCAGAAGTCCAATTCTTGGTAAGCCAGTATCAGCATTGCTATTAAATGAAGATGCAACGGTAACAACTTGTCATTCTCGCACTAAAAATTTGGCTGAGCATGTCAAACAGGCTGATATTGTTGTTGCTGCAGTTGGTAAGCCGAATTTCATTCAAGGTGACTGGATTAAGCCAGGCGCTGTTATCCTTGATGCAGGCTATAATAAAGGTAATGTCGGGGATGTTGATTACGAAGCATGTCTTGCAAATGCTTCAGCAATTACTCCAGTGCCAGGCGGTGTAGGTCCTGTAACAATCAGCATGCTTTTAAAGCATACAGTGGATTCAGCAGAGGCAAATTAA
- a CDS encoding cold-shock protein, giving the protein MNTGKVKWFNAEKGFGFIESTEGQDVFVHFSAIQSEGFKTLEEGQEVTFEIVEGNRGPQASNVNKA; this is encoded by the coding sequence ATGAACACAGGTAAAGTAAAATGGTTTAATGCAGAAAAAGGTTTCGGTTTCATCGAGTCTACTGAAGGACAAGACGTATTCGTTCACTTCTCCGCTATCCAATCAGAAGGTTTCAAAACTTTAGAAGAAGGCCAAGAAGTAACTTTCGAAATCGTTGAAGGTAACCGTGGACCTCAAGCTTCTAACGTAAACAAAGCTTAA